In Deltaproteobacteria bacterium, a single genomic region encodes these proteins:
- a CDS encoding DUF1929 domain-containing protein, translating into MQQRFDGGASPTCLVDVQIAHQEFDPNLLPLGHYLLFAMVDGIPSKGVVVQVAASK; encoded by the coding sequence ATCCAGCAACGGTTCGATGGCGGCGCGTCGCCGACATGTTTGGTAGACGTCCAAATCGCCCACCAGGAATTTGACCCGAACTTGCTGCCGCTCGGACACTACCTGCTCTTTGCGATGGTGGACGGAATCCCGTCCAAGGGCGTCGTCGTGCAGGTAGCGGCGTCGAAATGA